Proteins encoded in a region of the Triplophysa dalaica isolate WHDGS20190420 chromosome 10, ASM1584641v1, whole genome shotgun sequence genome:
- the LOC130430217 gene encoding uncharacterized protein LOC130430217, with product MRITQLHIYLFIWCQTAETLDQLTDLGQNVTINCDLDEGDIYWLLLKVPDPPVMILRTLSTTYFLFDTTLRQKYSVQSKNHLFINNITVNELGVYYCMKTDTPPKFSSGIRLQINEPTESPNEEIKYIHQNHTEVKYIQQNQTLWQTLTLILGLLNGVLFILVIGLLKAFIDGNKTIEEGFIKLHNTDLQQVTYRSFSNLKPAKVFRSEMFKAS from the exons ATGAGAATCACACAGCTTCATATCT ATCTCTTCATATGGTGTCAAACTGCAGAGACTTTAGATCAACTGACTGATTTGGGACAAAATGTGACTATAAACTGTGATCTGGATGAAGGAGACATTTATTGGTTATTACTGAAAGTACCAGATCCTCCTGTGATGATATTACGCACTTTATCAACAACATATTTTCTCTTCGACACAACTCTGAGACAGAAATATTCAGTACAATCTaaaaatcatctgtttataaatAACATCACTGTGAATGAATTAGGAGTTTATTACTGTATGAAGACAGATACACCTCCAAAATTCAGCAGTGGCATCAGACTACAGATAAATG AGCCAACAGAAAGTCCAAATGAAGAGATCAAATATATACATCAGAATCATACAGAAGTGAAATATATTCAACAGAATCAGACACTATGGCAGACTCTTACTCTCATACTTGGTCTGCTGAAtggtgttttattcattttggtcATAG GACTATTAAAGGCTTTTATTGATGGGAATAAAACAATTGAAGAAGGTTTTATAAAACTTCATAACACTGATCTACAGCAGGTGACCTACAGAAGCTTTTCTAATCTCAAACCAGCTAAAG TGTTCAGAAGTGAGATGTTCAAAGCTTCATAA
- the LOC130430219 gene encoding galactose-specific lectin nattectin-like — protein sequence MRFIMAVMRGLVLLFLVFSVENAAADDCPFGWTPFGVECFKLILQEVDWVGAEKNCQSLDGNLASVRSKAQNDFLLSLVPVNTNVWIGGHDAEMEEQWLWTDGSPFDYSNLCNGQPDNYKDSEHCLQINWSSNGCWNDNQCGIEQGYVCARNP from the exons ATGCG ATTTATCATGGCAGTGATGAGAGGTCTTGTGCTTCTATTCTTGGTCTTTTCTGTGGAGAATGCAGCAg CTGATGACTGTCCATTTGGATGGACTCCTTTTGGAGTTGAATGCTTCAAGTTAATCCTTCAGGAAGTTGATTGGGTCGGAGCAGAG AAAAATTGTCAAAGCCTTGATGGAAATCTTGCGTCTGTGCGCAGTAAAGCACAAAATGATTTTCTCCTGAGTCTGGTACCTGTTAACACAAATGTTTGGATTGGAGGTCATGATGCTGAAATG GAAGAACAATGGCTGTGGACAGACGGATCTCCATTTGACTACAGCAACTTGTGCAATGGTCAACCTGACAATTATAAAGATTCTGAGCACTGCCTGCAGATAAACTGGAGCA GTAATGGTTGCTGGAACGATAACCAATGTGGTATCGAACAAGGTTACGTTTGTGCTCGAAACCCCTGA
- the LOC130430218 gene encoding uncharacterized protein LOC130430218, whose protein sequence is MRIIQLQFCVFMWLQAAETLDQLTDLGQNVTINCDLDDEDVYWVLQKQSDSPTVILRSFSNPTLAYHFNKTLKNKYSVQSKHRLVIYNVTVDELGVYYCMNKDTPPKLSHSTRLNIIEPTQLSEFNTTECKNHTNVTERNSTQLKTFTVISGLLNAVLIITGFLNVVSAENGCWNRSGNSSQLYNTELHQTQHLKEPPDPNQLQYVTVVFRAV, encoded by the exons ATGAGGATTATTCAGCTTCAGTTCT GTGTATTTATGTGGTTGCAAGCAGCAGAGACTTTAGATCAACTGACTGATTTGGGACAGAATGTGACTATAAACTGTGATCTGGATGATGAGGACGTTTATTGGGTTTTACAGAAACAATCAGATTCTCCTACAGTGATACTGCGCTCATTCTCAAACCCAACATTAGCCTAtcacttcaataaaacattgaaaaataaatattcagtaCAATCTAAACATCGTCTGGTCATATATAACGTCACTGTAGATGAGTTAGGAGTTTATTACTGTATGAACAAAGATACACCTCCAAAACTCAGTCACAGCACACGACTGAACATCATTG AACCAACTCAACTGAGCGAGTTCAATACAACTGAATGcaagaatcacacaaatgtAACAGAGCGAAACTCAACACAATTGAAGACTTTCACTGTCATATCAGGTCTGCTGAATGCTGTTCTGATCATTACAG GATTCTTAAATGTTGTTTCTGCTGAAAATGGATGTTGGAACAGATCTGGAAACAGTTCACAACTTTATAACACTGAACTGCATCagacacaacatttaaaagagcCTCCAGACCCAAATCAATTACAG TATGTGACAGTGGTTTTCCGagctgtttaa
- the LOC130430220 gene encoding galactose-specific lectin nattectin-like, translating to MAVMRGLVLLFLVFSVEYEAADVCSIGWTPFVVECFKFFPQAVDWVTAEKNCQSLDGNLASVRRPQQNDFLLSLVPVNTRVWIGGHDGEIENQWLWSDGTRYIYTNWCNTQPDNFKGSEHCLEISYTDNRCWNDEACSTTLGYICARRPS from the exons atGGCAGTGATGAGAGGTCTTGTGCTTCTTTTCTTGGTCTTTTCTGTGGAGTATGAAGCAG CTGACGTCTGTTCAATTGGATGGACACCTTTTGTAGTTGAATGCTTCAAGTTCTTCCCCCAGGCAGTTGACTGGGTCACAGCAGAG AAAAATTGTCAAAGCCTTGATGGAAATCTTGCGTCTGTGCGCAGGCCACAACAAAATGATTTTCTCCTGAGTCTGGTACCTGTTAACACTCGTGTCTGGATTGGAGGTCATGATGGtgaaatt GAAAATCAATGGCTGTGGAGTGACGGAACCCGATATATCTACACCAACTGGTGCAATACACAACCTGACAATTTTAAAGGTTCTGAGCACTGCCTGGAGATCAGCTATACAG ATAACCGTTGCTGGAACGATGAAGCCTGTAGTACCACACTAGGTTACATTTGTGCTCGAAGACCCTCATGA